A genomic region of Raphanus sativus cultivar WK10039 chromosome 6, ASM80110v3, whole genome shotgun sequence contains the following coding sequences:
- the LOC130496507 gene encoding homeobox protein knotted-1-like 3 isoform X1, producing the protein MAFHHNQDLSFNHFTDQDGPPPPPPPQQQQQQHFHDAPPPNWLNTALLRSDNNNNNFLNLHTSTANTTAASSSDSPSSAVAAAAAANQWLSRSSSFLQRTGNNSNSGAAVVGDVVVDEGGAETMISGENKNDGGGGGAAASAEGVVSWQNARQKAEILSHPLYEQLLSAHVACLRIATPVDQLPRIDAQLAQSQNVVAKYSALGAGQGLVGDDDKELDQFMTHYVLLLCSFKEQLQQHVRVHAMEAVMACWEIEQSLQSLTGVSPGEGMGATMSDDEDEQQVESDANMFDGGGLDVLGFGPLVPTESERSLMERVRQELKHELKQGYKEKIVDIREEILRKRRAGKLPGDTTSVLKAWWQSHSKWPYPTEEDKARLVQETGLQLKQINNWFINQRKRNWHSNPSSSTVLKNKRKSNAGDDSGRERFT; encoded by the exons ATGGCGTTTCACCACAATCAAGACCTCTCTTTCAATCATTTTACCGACCAAGACggacctcctcctcctccgcctccgcaacagcagcagcagcaacattTCCACGACGCGCCACCTCCTAACTGGCTCAACACTGCGCTTCTCCGctcagacaacaacaacaacaacttccTCAACCTCCACACATCCACCGCCAACACCACCGCCGCGAGCAGCTCCGATTCTCCTTcctccgccgtcgccgccgccgccgcagcTAATCAGTGGCTATCCCGTTCCTCCTCTTTCCTCCAACGAACCGGAAACAACAGCAACTCCGGCGCCGCCGTTGTCGGAGACGTCGTCGTCGACGAAGGAGGAGCAGAGACGATGATCAGCGGCGAGAACAAAAacgacggaggaggaggaggagctgcGGCGTCGGCGGAGGGAGTAGTGAGCTGGCAGAATGCGAGGCAAAAGGCGGAGATACTCTCCCATCCGCTATACGAGCAGCTTCTGTCGGCGCACGTCGCTTGTCTGAGAATCGCGACGCCGGTTGATCAGCTTCCGAGGATCGACGCGCAGCTTGCTCAGTCGCAGAACGTCGTTGCGAAGTACTCTGCTTTAGGCGCCGGCCAAGGACTCGTCGGCGACGACGACAAAGAGCTTGACCAGTTCATG ACGCATTATGTTTTGCTTCTGTGTTCTTTCAAAGAGCAACTGCAACAACACGTGCGTGTTCATGCAATGGAAGCTGTGATGGCTTGTTGGGAGATCGAGCAGTCTCTTCAAAGCTTAACAG GCGTGTCTCCAGGAGAAGGCATGGGAGCAACAATGTCAGATGATGAGGATGAACAACAAGTAGAGAGCGATGCTAATATGTTCGACGGAGGTGGTTTAGATGTATTGGGGTTTGGTCCTCTGGTTCCTACTGAGAGCGAGAGATCTTTAATGGAGCGAGTTAGACAAGAACTCAAACATGAGCTCAAACAG GGTTACAAGGAGAAAATAGTAGACATAAGAGAGGAGATACTGAGGAAGAGAAGAGCTGGTAAATTACCAGGAGACACCACTTCTGTTCTCAAAGCATGGTGGCAATCGCATTCCAAATGGCCTTACCCTACT GAGGAAGATAAGGCGAGGTTGGTGCAGGAGACAGGTTTGCAGCTAAAGCAGATAAACAATTGGTTCATTAATCAGAGAAAGAGAAACTGGCATAGCAATCCATCTTCTTCCACTGTCTTGAAGAACAAACGCAAAAG CAATGCAGGTGACGATAGCGGAAGAGAGCGTTTCACGTAG
- the LOC130496507 gene encoding homeobox protein knotted-1-like 3 isoform X2: MAFHHNQDLSFNHFTDQDGPPPPPPPQQQQQQHFHDAPPPNWLNTALLRSDNNNNNFLNLHTSTANTTAASSSDSPSSAVAAAAAANQWLSRSSSFLQRTGNNSNSGAAVVGDVVVDEGGAETMISGENKNDGGGGGAAASAEGVVSWQNARQKAEILSHPLYEQLLSAHVACLRIATPVDQLPRIDAQLAQSQNVVAKYSALGAGQGLVGDDDKELDQFMTHYVLLLCSFKEQLQQHVRVHAMEAVMACWEIEQSLQSLTGVSPGEGMGATMSDDEDEQQVESDANMFDGGGLDVLGFGPLVPTESERSLMERVRQELKHELKQGYKEKIVDIREEILRKRRAGKLPGDTTSVLKAWWQSHSKWPYPTEEDKARLVQETGLQLKQINNWFINQRKRNWHSNPSSSTVLKNKRKR, translated from the exons ATGGCGTTTCACCACAATCAAGACCTCTCTTTCAATCATTTTACCGACCAAGACggacctcctcctcctccgcctccgcaacagcagcagcagcaacattTCCACGACGCGCCACCTCCTAACTGGCTCAACACTGCGCTTCTCCGctcagacaacaacaacaacaacttccTCAACCTCCACACATCCACCGCCAACACCACCGCCGCGAGCAGCTCCGATTCTCCTTcctccgccgtcgccgccgccgccgcagcTAATCAGTGGCTATCCCGTTCCTCCTCTTTCCTCCAACGAACCGGAAACAACAGCAACTCCGGCGCCGCCGTTGTCGGAGACGTCGTCGTCGACGAAGGAGGAGCAGAGACGATGATCAGCGGCGAGAACAAAAacgacggaggaggaggaggagctgcGGCGTCGGCGGAGGGAGTAGTGAGCTGGCAGAATGCGAGGCAAAAGGCGGAGATACTCTCCCATCCGCTATACGAGCAGCTTCTGTCGGCGCACGTCGCTTGTCTGAGAATCGCGACGCCGGTTGATCAGCTTCCGAGGATCGACGCGCAGCTTGCTCAGTCGCAGAACGTCGTTGCGAAGTACTCTGCTTTAGGCGCCGGCCAAGGACTCGTCGGCGACGACGACAAAGAGCTTGACCAGTTCATG ACGCATTATGTTTTGCTTCTGTGTTCTTTCAAAGAGCAACTGCAACAACACGTGCGTGTTCATGCAATGGAAGCTGTGATGGCTTGTTGGGAGATCGAGCAGTCTCTTCAAAGCTTAACAG GCGTGTCTCCAGGAGAAGGCATGGGAGCAACAATGTCAGATGATGAGGATGAACAACAAGTAGAGAGCGATGCTAATATGTTCGACGGAGGTGGTTTAGATGTATTGGGGTTTGGTCCTCTGGTTCCTACTGAGAGCGAGAGATCTTTAATGGAGCGAGTTAGACAAGAACTCAAACATGAGCTCAAACAG GGTTACAAGGAGAAAATAGTAGACATAAGAGAGGAGATACTGAGGAAGAGAAGAGCTGGTAAATTACCAGGAGACACCACTTCTGTTCTCAAAGCATGGTGGCAATCGCATTCCAAATGGCCTTACCCTACT GAGGAAGATAAGGCGAGGTTGGTGCAGGAGACAGGTTTGCAGCTAAAGCAGATAAACAATTGGTTCATTAATCAGAGAAAGAGAAACTGGCATAGCAATCCATCTTCTTCCACTGTCTTGAAGAACAAACGCAAAAG GTGA